In Choloepus didactylus isolate mChoDid1 chromosome 6, mChoDid1.pri, whole genome shotgun sequence, one DNA window encodes the following:
- the LOC119536653 gene encoding olfactory receptor 1009-like: MTLGQNHTTVMRFILLGLTDQADQKQLLFAVFLLIYSMTLVGNLGMIDLIHTSSALHTPMYFLLSALSFLDVCNSSVFTPRLLISFLSTDQSISFAGCVAQMVLMCIHGTGECLLLAIMAYDRYVAICHPLLYHTIMSKRLCVQLVVVTYAAGMFISAVQTGNAFRLPFCGPNTIDHYFCDIPPVLQLAFILVSYAYILVTICRMRSLEAQHKAFSTCASHLTALFLFYGSVFLVYVQPNPESASAYNKILSVFYTIVIPMLNPLVYSLRNKDVKAAVQGKIEKSAKVRLAPLPMEGQYWGCGHQCNSMRQYASSKPSLPEDWQLLPPLSRKPTLRPPCCEAAPTLMWKGQVEKH, translated from the exons ATGACACTGGGGCAGAACCACACCACAGTGATGAGGTTCATTCTGCTGGGCCTCACAGACCAGGCAGACCAGAAACAACTCCTCTTCGCCGTCTTCCTGCTGATCTACTCCATGACTCTGGTGGGAAACCTAGGCATGATAGATCTGATCCACACCAGCTCCgccctccacacccccatgtacttcctCCTGAGTGCACTCTCCTTCCTTGATGTCTGCAATTCCTCCGTGTTCACCCCCCGGCTACTGATCAGCTTTCTCTCCACTGACCAGTCCATCTCCTTTGCAGGTTGCGTGGCCCAGATGGTTCTCATGTGTATCCATGGCACAGGAGAGTGTCTACTCCTGGCCATCATGGCCTATGACCGATATGTGGCCATCTGCCATCCTCTCCTCTACCACACCATCATGTCCAAGCGCTTGTGTGTACAACTGGTGGTGGTCACCTATGCTGCGGGTATGTTCATTTCAGCTGTACAGACAGGGAATGCCTTCAGATTGCCTTTCTGTGGCCCCAACACCATTGATCACTACTTCTGTGACATCCCCCCTGTGCTCCAATTGGCCT TCATCTTGGTCTCTTATGCCTACATCCTGGTCACAATCTGCAGGATGAGGTCCCTAGAAGCCCAGCacaaggccttctccacctgtgcctcccaccTCACTGCCCTCTTCCTCTTCTATGGATCTGTGTTCCTTGTGTACGTCCAACCCAACCCTGAAAGTGCCTCAGCCTATAACAAGATCCTCTCTGTGTTCTACACCATTGTGATCCCCATGCTGAATCCCCTGGTCTATAGCCTAAGGAATAAAGATGTCAAGGCTGCTGTACAA GGCAAGATTGAGAAAAGCGCCAAGGTACGACTGGCCCCTCTGCCAATGGAAGGGCAGTATTGGGGATGTGGTCACC AATGTAACAGTATGCGACAGTATGCCAGTTCCAAGCCTAGCCTTCCAGAGGACTGGCAGCTTCTACCTCCTTTATCTCGGAAGCCTACTCTGAGACCACCATGCTGTGAAGCAGCCCCAACTCTCATGTGGAAAGGCCAGGTGGAGAAGCACTGA